A genomic stretch from Setaria italica strain Yugu1 chromosome VII, Setaria_italica_v2.0, whole genome shotgun sequence includes:
- the LOC101769549 gene encoding UDP-glycosyltransferase 73D1 has translation MEITQCPKPHFVVIPWPGTSHIIPIVDVACLLAAHGAPVTVITMPASAQLVQRRVERAREASSAVITVAAIPFPAAEAGLPDGCERLDHVPSVDLVPRFFDAAMLFGEAVARHCRLMAPRRPSAIVAGICNTWAHGVARELGAPCFVFHGFGAFGLLCSEYLHTHRPQEAVASLDERFDLPVLPPFECKFTRRQLPVQFQPSSNVKEDTFREFREFEMAVDGIVVNSFEELEHGSAARLAEATGKVVFAVGPVSLCGAPGLLDSRAGSDEARRCMAWLDAKKANSVLYVSFGSNGRMPPAQLMQLGLALVSCPWPVLWVIKGADTLPDDVNKWLQHNTDADGVSGSQCLAVRGWAPQVAILEHQAVGGFLTHCGWGSTLESVAAGVPMATWPFYAEQFLNEKLIVDVLGTGVSVGATKPTKGLLNRVQGVEETKPEVGTEQVKRALNKLMDGGIDGEGRRSKAQELKAKAKAALENGGSSYMNMEKLIYFVA, from the coding sequence ATGGAGATCACCCAGTGCCCGAAGCCTCACTTCGTGGTCATCCCATGGCCAGGCACCAGCCACATAATCCCCATCGTCGACGTCGCctgcctcctcgccgcgcacgGCGCGCCGGTCACCGTCATCACCATGCCCGCCAGCGCGCAGCTCGTCCAGCGCCGCGTGGAACGCGCCAGGGAAGCCTCCTCGGCGGTCATCACGGTCGCCGCGATCCCGTTCCCGGCCGCGGAGGCCGGCCTCCCGGATGGCTGCGAGAGGCTCGACCACGTCCCCTCGGTTGACCTCGTGCCGAGATTCTTCGACGCCGCCATGCTGTTCGGTGAGGCCGTGGCGCGGCACTGCCGCCTCatggcgccgcgccggccgagcGCCATCGTCGCCGGGATATGCAACACGTGGGCGCACGGCGTGGCGCGTGAACTCGGCGCGCCTTGTTTCGTCTTCCACGGGTTCGGTGCGTTCGGCTTGCTGTGCTCTGAGTACCTGCACACGCACAGGCCGCAAGAAGCGGTCGCGTCACTGGACGAGCGCTTCGATCTTCCGGTCCTGCCACCTTTTGAGTGCAAGTTCACGCGGAGGCAGCTGCCGGTGCAGTTCCAGCCGTCCTCAAACGTCAAAGAGGACACTTTTCGAGAGTTCCGGGAGTTCGAGATGGCCGTGGATGGCATCGTCGTCAACAGCTTCGAGGAGCTGGAACACGGCTCGGCCGCGCGCCTCGCGGAGGCCACGGGCAAGGTCGTGTTCGCCGTCGGCCCGGTCTCGCTTTGCGGCGCACCTGGCCTCCTCGACTCGCGGGCCGGCTCGGATGAGGCCAGGCGGTGCATGGCGTGGCTCGACGCCAAGAAAGCCAACTCCGTGCTCTACGTCAGCTTCGGCAGCAACGGGCGCATGCCACCGGCGCAGCTGATGCAGCTCGGGCTGGCACTCGTCTCCTGCCCATGGCCTGTGCTCTGGGTCATCAAGGGTGCGGACACGTTGCCCGACGACGTCAACAAGTGGCTACAGCACAACAccgacgccgacggcgtctCAGGGAGCCAGTGCCTTGCGGTTCGCGGGTGGGCGCCGCAGGTGGCCATCCTAGAGCACCAGGCCGTCGGCGGATTTctgacgcactgcgggtgggGCTCGACGCTGGAGAGCGTGGCCGCGGGCGTGCCCATGGCCACCTGGCCATTCTACGCCGAGCAGTTTCTGAACGAGAAGCTGATCGTTGACGTGCTGGGTACCGGCGTGTCCGTCGGCGCCACAAAGCCCACGAAAGGCCTGCTGAACAGAGTCCAAGGCGTTGAGGAGACGAAGCCGGAGGTGGGAACAGAGCAAGTGAAGAGGGCCCTGAACAAGCTGATGGATGGAGGAATCGACGGGGAGGGTAGGAGGAGCAAGGCTCAGGAGCTGAAGGCCAAAGCAAAAGCTGCGTTGGAGAACGGGGGATCATCGTATATGAACATGGAGAAGTTGATCTACTTTGTAGCTTGA